A window of Solanum stenotomum isolate F172 chromosome 9, ASM1918654v1, whole genome shotgun sequence genomic DNA:
AAGTTGGCTGCTGAAAATAGTGTTTGAAGTCAACAGAATGGAAGAATTTAAATGTGATGCCTTTCAACTAAGCAAAGATTGAAAAGTTAATTTAAAACTGATGTATGCCAAGTCTAAAGAGAGGTCATATCCCCAAAAAAGGCACAACAGAAAGAACtcatatattttagaaaaatatgtttGTAGAAAAGAGACTGTATTTTCCTATCCTTCTCTTCATTTATCTCCTCTGTTGTTCGTCTCGATTTGCTATATCGCAACCTTTACAGGAATACAACATCACTCTTTCGAATTCTACTGCAGGGCTTGCCGGGCTTTCCTCTTTCTGGATCAACAGGCCCTCTCTTTTTGTTAATTCCACCGAGGACTTCTTTGGTTTCGTGACACCCATACTTCAGCGAAAAAATGCTGGCTCACGATTCCTCTGTGGCTTCTACTGCAATTACAATGTCACTGAATGCCTTCTTGGTATCCTTTTGTACCACATCAACTACAACAGGGAAAACGATGAGATAAATAAACCCCAGTTAGTTTGGTCTGCTAACAGGAACCATCCAGTGAAATTCAATGCAACCTTGCAACTAGGCCATGATGGCAACTTGGTCTTGACAGACTCCGATGGCACTCTTGTTTGGTCCACTGATACAATTGGGAAATCTGTTTCTGGCTTAAACTTGACAGGAATGGGAAATCTTGTTCTCTTTGATAAGAGAAAGCGCACAATTTGGCAGTCTTTTGATCATCCTACAGACTCTTTGCTTCCAGGGCAGAATTTGGTTTCCGGGCAGAAGCTCATAGCAAGCGTTTCAGCAACCAATCGGAGTCAAGGTTTGTTTTCTCTTACTGTTCTCAATGGAAGCTGGGCTGCTTACACAGATACAGTTCCACCTCAATACTACtacaattcatattttgaagATAGTCCTTATTACAGTTTTGATGGTCAAACCTTTACTGCTTTACACAATCCTACTAACTCGACAGCTCAATTCATGAAGATTGGGCCCGATGGACATTTAAAGGTATACCAATGGTCTGTAGTTGATTGGCATGAAGTTTCTGACATTTTGTCGCCATATGTAGATAACTGTGGGTATCCAATGGTATGTGGAAGTTATAGCATTTGTACAAATAACGGCCAATGTACTTGTCCGCCACAGGAAAACTTCTTCAGACCATTTTCTGAGAGGAAACCAGATCTTGGATGTTCACAGCTGACTTCCGTTAACTGCAACTTTTTGCGGTATCATAGTTTCATAGAGCTCAAGAATACtacatatttttcatttaacaTTGATCAGGAACTAAATTCGAGTAAATTGTGGCTTGGGCAGAAAAAGTTGGAAGATTGCAAAAGGGCCTGTCTGAGTAACTGTTCTTGCAAAGCTGCTGTTTTTGAATATAATTGGAATGGGGCTCGAAGAGGGAACTGTTTGTTACTGAATGAAGTTTTCTCTCTCACAGACAGCGAAGAAGGAAGAGGTGAGACAGTATTTCTTAAGGTGCAAAATACCCCAGAGGCGCAGACTCGGTCTCTAATCATTCCTGGAGGAAAGAAATCAAGACGTTTCAAAGTGATAATAGGATCTACTCTTGCAGCTTTCTTCGGGATAATTTTAAGCATAGCTACTTGCTTTGTTATTTTCAGAAAGAGGGCACATGAGTCCAGAAAGGCTGCGGATATTTTGGATCTAGCACCAATCTTTCCGGGAATTCTAACTCGATTCTCTTACAATGAGCTGAAAATAACTACAGATGATTTCAGTAGAAAGCTCGGGGAAGGAGGATTTGGCTGTGTTTATGAAGGAACACTGAGAAATGGAACTAAAATAGCTGTGAAGAATCTGGATGGTGTAGGTCAAGTAAAGGAATCATTCTTAACAGAAGTAAAGGCAATCGGTGGCATTCACCATATCAATCTGGTAAAACTCATTGGATTTTGTGCCGAAAAAAGCCACAGGCTTCTAATCTATGAGTACATGGTGAATGGATCGCTGGATAGGTGGATTACgcatgaaaatcaagaaaatgggCTTACATGGAACACAAGGCAGAGGATAATATCAGATATCGCCAAAGGGTTAGCATATCTACATGAGGATTGCAGCCATAAGATAATTCATTTGGACATCAAACCACAAAACATCCTTCTAGATCAATATCTCAATGCTAAGATATCAGATTTTGGGTTGTCGAAGCTAATTGAGAAAGACAAAAGCAAAGTTGTGACTAGAATGAGAGGAACACGGGGTTATTTAGCCCCTGAATGGTTGAGCTCGGTAATCACTGAGAaagttgatgtttatgcttttggAATTGTCCTTTTGGAAATTCTCTGTGGGCGAAAGAATTTGGATTGGTCTCAACCTGATGAAGAAGATGTCCATTTGCTACGTGTATTTAGGAGAAAAGCGGAACAAGAGCAGCTCATTGATATGGTTGACAAAAATGAGGATATGCAGCTCCACAGGGAAGCAGTGACAGAAATGATGAGCCTTGCAGCATGGTGTCTACAGGGAGATTTTTCCAAGAGGCCTTCCATGTCATTGGTGGTTAAGGCATTGGAAGGTTTGGTGACTGTTGAAACCAGCTTGAATTATGATTTCACACATGTACCTGAGGTTGGGGCAGGCAACCAAGAGAGGGAAGTCATTATCAGTTCAAAATTTCCTTCAATTTTATCGGGACCAAGGTAAACAATATGCTTAAGATTTTGTCTTTGAAGGAACCAACATATGGTTGTGTAATGTCAAATATCGCAACATTTTCAATTCTAGCATAACTTTTTTACCGTGTATGAGATTATAATTCATGAAATGTAATGTTCAGTAACTTCTATATTAAATTTTTGAGCTTCATGTTACTATCATGTAGAGGCTTTTCAATTCATGTGTGAAAATAAGTAATGATATTGTATGTGGTGGTGCAGCTACTGAATTCAAATAGTATTATGTTGTAAGCTTTATTGTGTTATGCTATCGGAAAAGgccattttcttgttttttcatGAGATATCCAATGATCCATTTCCCATGTAAGGCTGTGTATtatatatgataatataatTTGGTTAGCTTGGGTTTCTCTTTATCCAAGCTTAGCACATTCAATTTTCCAAAAGCTTCCGTGCTGTCATTTCTGTTGAGTTTTAAGTTGTAACACTCTTTCCAGCAATCATTTTCCAAAtccacattttaattttaagtttttaccACTGAACTCAttatattttagaaattatggGAAGTCTATTTAGTAGTTAAAAGTTTACACAAACCAGATGAACTATTCTTGGATCTTAACCACCTTTAGTTCATCTTATGTTaaccaattttttaaaaagagatcAGATCCCAAGTACTGTTACAAATTGCTACTAACAATTAATTTGGAATCATTGGGCACTTTCCTCCTCATTTAGATGTGCCATAAATTCCAAAGTCCAAGTCAATTGTTGTTCCTCTCTACAACAGATACAACGAGGAGAATGGTAGGATAGATAAACCCCAGTTAGTTTGGTCTGCTAACAGGAATCATCCAGTGAAATTCAATGCAACCTTGCAACTAGGCCATGATGGCAACTTGGTCTTGACGGATTCTGATGGCACTCTTGTTTGGTCCACTGATACAATTGGGAAATCTGTTTCTGGCTTAAACTTAACAGAAATGGGAAATCTTGTGCTCTTTGATAAGAGAAAGCGCGCGATTTGGCAGTCTTTTGATCATCCTACAGATTCTTTGCTTCCAGGGCAGAATTTGGTTTCCGGGCGGAAGCTCATAGCAAGCATTTCAGCAACCAATCATAGTCAAGGTTTGCTTGCTCTTAGTGTTCTCAATGGAAGCTGGGCTGCTTACACAGATACTGTTCCGCCTCAATACTACTACATTTCATCCTATGCTGATAGTTCTTATTACAGTTTTGATGGCCAAAGCTTTACTGCTTTACACTATCCTACTAAATCAAAAGCTCAATTCATGAAGATTGGGCNNNNNNNNNNNNNNNNNNNNNNNNNNNNNNNNNNNNNNNNNNNNNNNNNNNNNNNNNNNNNNNNNNNNNNNNNNNNNNNNNNNNNNNNNNNNNNNNNNNNNNNNNNNNNNNNNNNNNNNNNNNNNNNNNNNNNNNNNNNNNNNNNNNNNNNNNNNNNNNNNNNNNNNNNNNNNNNNNNNNNNNNNNNNNNNNNNNNNNNNNNNNNNNNNNNNNNNNNNNNNNNNNNNNNNNNNNNNNNNNNNNNNNNNNNNNNNNNNNNNNNNNNNNNNNNNNNNNNNNNNNNNNNNNNNNNNNNNNNNNNNNNNNNNNNNNNNNNNNNNNNNNNNNNNNNNNNNNNNNNNNNNNNNNNNNNNNNNNNNNNNNNNNNNNNNNNNNNNNNNNNNNNNNNNNNNNNNNNNNNNNNNNNNNNNNNNNNNNNNNNNNNNNNNNNNNNNNNNNNNNNNNNNNNNNNNNNNNNNNNNNNNNNNNNNNNNNNNNNNNNNNNNNNNNNNNNNNNNNNNNNNNNNNNNNNNNNNNNNNNNNNNNNNNNNNNNNNNNNNNNNNNNNNNNNNNNNNNNNNNNNNNNNNNNNNNNNNNNNNNNNNNNNNNNNNNNNNNNNNNNNNNNNNNNNNNNNNNNNNNNNNNNNNNNNNNNNNNNNNNNNNNNNNNNNNNNNNNNNNNNNNNNNNNNNNNNNNNNNNNNNNNNNNNNNNNNNNNNNNNNNNNNNNNNNNNNNNNNNNNNNNNNNNNNNNNNNNNNNNNNNNNNNNNNNNNNNNNNNNNNNNNNNNNNNNNNNNNNNNNNNNNNNNNNNNNNNNNNNNNNNNNNNNNNNNNNNNNNNNNNNNNNNNNNNNNNNNNNNNNNNNNNNNNNNNNNNNNNNNNNNNNNNNNNNNNNNNNNNNNNNNNNNNNNNNNNNNNNNNNNNNNNNNNNNNNNNNNNNNNNNNNNNNNNNNNNNNNNNNNNNNNNNNNNNNNNNNNNNNNNNNNNNNNNNNNNNNNNNNNNNNNNNNNNNNNNNNNNNNNNNNNNNNNNNNNNNNNNNNNNNNNNNNNNNNNNNNNNNNNNNNNNNNNNNNNNNNNNNNNTTTTTGgagacgatttttgaatattcataaaatatggtaattatatacatatttgtgtagaaatatatatattacttaaaaattatgaaagagTCTAAAATTACCTTAAAATAACTTGTGAAGTATTTtgaaacttaattattttaaatcgtttgaaattggagaggctcgaaataattaatttgtattggggagggtcaaaattaggtgtcaacattAAGTAGTTAAAAGTTTACACAAACCAGATGAACTATTCTTGGGTCTTAACCACCTTTAGTTCATCTTATGttaaccaatttttttaaaagagatcAGATCCCAAGTACTGTTACAAATTGCTACTAACAATTAATTTGGAATCATTGGGCACTTTCCTCCTCATTTAGATGTGTCATAAATTCCAAAGTCCAAGTCAATTGTTGTTCCTCTCTACACAGTATCTTAATCTTTGCCCAGTCAATACACAGGGgcctcaaaaaaaaaactttttcaatgtgcttttccaaattttaattGACTATTCAGTATGACGGAAAatgttttttagaaaaataatgggGCCGGGTTATATCTTTCCACTAATGGAACCATTTTGACCATTTCCAAGTTACAATTTCGCTATCGTTCAACCTTGCAGGCAAATCAAGGTCACTGGGACTTTCATTTACACGTCTTACGTGGTATCCTACATGGTAATTTGTGTTCTACGTGGTGTTCACTGGATGGTTCCTGTTAGCAGACCAAACTAACTGGGGAACACTCGTAACCCTGTCAGATCTGTTGTGATACAAAAGGATACCAAGAAGGCATTCTGTGGTACTGTTAGTTATAAGGAGGGAAATAGAAGGCAAAGAGAAACTGAGGGCTATCCTTTCTGCTCCAAATAATAGGCGTCATTTCAGAAGGCTCGGAGGTATTGTAAACTCTAACATATGGCATATTGATCCAAGAATTGGAACGTCCAGTAGTAGAATTCAGAAAACTGACATTATAGTTCCAGAAAGGTTGCGAGAAAGCAAACCGGGATGAAAAAAAGTGGAGACAAATGAAGAGAAGGATAGGAAGACACTCTCTGCTCTGCAATCATATCTTTGTTAGAAAATTATATGGTATTTGGAGTAGTTAGGTAATGATACTCCCTCTGTTATTATGCCTTTTTTTGGGATATGACCTTCTTGTTGTGAACAGTTGAATGAGAAAAACATACCTAGTCTATATTTCTAATATTTGCTGAGTGGTTAGGCAGAAAGGAATCACCAGTTGAAGTCCCTGATTCAAATAGGAAAGTTGAAGGTGTCATTAGCAAACCCAACATTTGTTTTTTGGTCAATATGGGGAGGGGCCTcacagaatttttttttaatatgttttatcTTCTTAACTTTTGTTGACTTATGCACTCTTCCACTAGCTGACTTGTTCAGCACagaaatggaagaaaaaaaactgaatttaGAAACGAGCGGTATCAATTTAGTTGCTGCCACAAATTGAGAAATACGAAACTAATGGAATTATGAGGATTTTCGACTTGAATGATTTGTCAACCCTCTTGATAATTGAAAGCCAACTTCATGCTGCTTTcaaatttttgtaaaataaaatgagaaatcaTTGTATGTTATAGTCAAAGTTGGCTGCTGAAAATAGTGTTGGAAGTCAACAGACTGAAAGAAAGTAAATGTGATGCCTTTCTACTAAGCAAAGATTGCAAAAGAGAACCAATGTAATTTAAAACTGATTTATGCTAAGTCTAAAGAATTCATATATTGAAGACAACAATGTTTGCAGAAAAGAGACTGTATTTTGTTCTCTtcatttaccttctcttttgtTCGTCTGGATTTAATATTTCACAATCTTTACAGGTTTACATGGACACAAGGCAGAGGATAATATCAGATATCGCCAAAGGGTTAGCGTATCTACATGAGGATTGCAGCCATAAGATAATTCATTTGGACATCAAACCACAAAACATCCTTCTGGATCAATATCTCAATGCTAAGATATCAGATTTTGGGTTGTCGAAGCTAATTGAGAAAGACAAGAGCAAAGTTGTGAATAGAATGAGAGGAACACGGGGTTATTTAGCCCCTGAATGGATGAGCTCGGTAATCACTGAGAaagttgatgtttatgcttttggAATTGTCCTCCTGGAAATTCTCTGTGGGCAAAAGAATTTGGATTGGTCTCAACGTGATGAAGAAGATTTCCATTTGCTAAGTGTCTTTAAGAGAAAAGCGGAACAAGAGCAGCTCATGGATATGGTTGACAAAAATGAGGATATGCAGCTCCATAGGGAAGCAGTGACAGAAATGATGAGCCTTGCTGCATGGTGTCTACAGGGCAATTTTTCCAAGAGGCCTTCCATGTCATTGGTGGTTAAGGCATTGGAAGGTTTGGTGACTGTTGAAACCAAATGTACCCGAGGTTGGAGGAGGCAACCAACAGAGGGAAGTCATTATCAGTTCAAAATTCCCTTCAATTTTATCGGGACCAAGGTAAACAATATGCTTAAGATTTTATCTTTGACGGAACCAATTTATGGTTGCGTAATGTCAAATATCACAACATTTTCAATTCTAGCATAACTTTTTTACGGTGTATGAGATTATAATTCATGAAATGTAATGTTCAGTAACTTCTATATTGAATTTTTGAGCTTCATGTTAGTATCATGTAGGGCTTCTCAATTCATGTTCGAAAATAAGTATAATATTGTACGTGGTGGTGAAGCTACTGAATTCAAATGGTAGTGTGCAGTAAGCTTTATTATATTGTGTTATGCTATCGGAAAAGGCCAATTTCTTGTTTTtcactgtcacgccccgagcctacaccctaggcgggaccggcacccggagaccatttctggccccaagcgaacccttggcctggctttcttaactcagcggaaacctcaacagaataactcaatgcaatgcaatgcaatattacaaaacaacttaacttataaaatatggccataaaggcaactcgaatctcaaaatagaatatttacatatatatatagatgagagactcaaaactaactgactgactgtctgtctatgaagcctctaaaatactgagatggatgttgggacagaccccgcaacatcctaataaaacaaaaactaagaacacaaaataattgagtcctccggaatgcaaggaggctcaccactgactctggagtgctcagNNNNNNNNNNNNNNNNNNNNNNNNNNNNNNNNNNNNNNNNNNNNNNNNNNNNNNNNNNNNNNNNNNNNNNNNNNNNNNNNNNNNNNNNNNNNNNNNNNNNNNNNNNNNNNNNNNNNNNNNNNNNNNNNNNNNNNNNNNNNNNNNNNNNNNNNNNNNNNNNNNNNNNNNNNNNNNNNNNNNNNNNNNNNNNNNNNNNNNNNNNNNNNNNNNNNNNNNNNNNNNNNNNNNNNNNNNNNNNNNNNNNNNNNNNNNNNNNNNNNNNNNNNNNNNNNNNNNNNNNNNNNNNNNNNNNNNNNNNNNNNNNNNNNNNNNNNNNNNNNNNNNNaaaatacaataactgttgtgggagtttctctaaccgacaaccatcacataagagctatagtgatgatacagcgatcgacctcacgctgccagagcatcttatacccggccaaaggtataagacctgaactgcctaatggatccactagtctaatctgaaaaggattcatctaaaaagtatgatcattttcttcccatggtggctaacatggttctatgggggctatgggttctttgaacgctcccccaattcggtgctcgatactactcccaaaaatgtagtggctcttatgtttttaaaaacatattcattcctgctgatatgagataattactcaaaaactagcccgaaggcccctttggaaatctcagtttccaaccttattCAATGTAAAGACAATTCTTTAAAACCTccttgggaatacatagttccctaataactttgagaaacgaactcaactttaacctcatgacttaacttgaaactgagactcttactcgacttgaaacttgagactcttacTCTTTTTCTTGACTTCTAGCTTCACTCGACTTggaactatctttccttgaatcggaattatgaattcaaagtgttcgatcacatgttatggagggattcttaAACTCTTtgacgtactttggagtgtcggaaacaactatGGATCACAGGTATAATACTTTGGAACTTGCatgagaaagtgagaaaagaaGTGGGGAAACTTGGCTAAGACTTCAGATTTCTGTGACACAGATGGGACTTACGGATGccattgacggaccgtagatggacttacggtccgtactgcaggtcCGTAGATCGCGTCAGAGATTTTTCCCCAGaattcattttaagaaaaatgactaagtgttgacctacggtcctgacttacggtccgtaggtcaggtcacggaccgtaggtcgcgACCGTAGATCGACGCCCCATAAACCTAACTTCTGTCCCaatcgacggttgaccagtacgaaccgtcgattgatctacggtccgtaggtcaggcccGTAGATGGGGATCGGCAGCCCAGAATTTGCTGCGAATACTGGTGTATCAACTTTAAATGGGTCAAaactcttagaatcataaatccctcaacatacaataggtttcaacGTAAATATacaacccaatcatgtctcacaacgaacaatatcttcaacaacaccccaacaacatcaacaacaactaacaacttcaacacttcaataacaattcccaatcttttctcaaagcatggaataaacttggtgtgtgtgtgggggaaaggatcaaacCACATGgaaaaaaactcacataccttttagggatcacccccgacgataatccacgacggaaacttgttgatctcctttctcctcttcttctcttcttcttctcttcttctcctctcaagaaccctaactctttctctttaaaatgggataaaagaaatgatccaaatcagcctaacacaccaTGTAACCTCAAGAGAAAGAAtttgggaaaagaccaaaatgcccttaaatttccggacggatttcccttccaactgcccatCTTCTAAAGGGCGTAACttcctcatacaaactcggaatcaagcaaactcggtggcgttggaaatatcgctccacgagcttcgcaaccataactggaactactcctaactcatcctgagctaggagttacgactgatcaaagttggccaaaaactcactgatttccacacttagccaaatttccagatttttgaatttttcaaaaaaaatgactatttccaaatttcaagcttcttcatattcattttaaattgtcggatgttacattcACGAGATATCCACCTATCCAATGATCCATTTACCATGTCAGCCTGTGTATtatatatgataatataatTTGGTTAGCTTGGTCTTCTCTTTATCCAATCTTAGCACATTCAATACGTCAAGAGGCATCACAACACAAAAGCGTATGTGCTGTCATTTTCCAAACTTCTGTTGACTTGTAAGTTGTAACACTCTTTCCAGCAACTGTGTAAGGTGCAATCATTTTCCAAGTCAATACACAGAGGGGCCTCAAACAAACTTTCTTCAATGTGCTATATTTTTCCAAACTTTAATTGACTATGGGTGTGTTCACATGTTTGGtagaaaggaaaatgttttccagaAAAACTAGGGGACCGGGTTCTATCTTTCCACTAACGGGACCATTTTGACCATTTCCAAGTTACAATTTTGTTATTGTTCAACCTTGTAGACAGATCAAGGTCACTACAACTTTCATTTACTTCGTGTTATGCTTCTGCTCTTCACTCCTCAGTATTTGAAAACCAAAGGATCTAGGTGCATGGATTTGATGATTTTAATGTAAGCAAGTACATCGTATGTGTGTGAAACTATTTAGTAAATTTATGTTTAGAATTATTCTTCAGCAACTTTATAGTGAATTACATAGATTTCAGTTTTGAGTTATCACTAGATATTTGTAATCAATATATCTAAGTTTTATATGAAAACCAACACAGTACAGCCAGTCTTATAAATCTAAATTGTATTAATTTTAACATTGCATATACAATCA
This region includes:
- the LOC125875611 gene encoding G-type lectin S-receptor-like serine/threonine-protein kinase SD2-5 — protein: MFVEKRLYFPILLFIYLLCCSSRFAISQPLQEYNITLSNSTAGLAGLSSFWINRPSLFVNSTEDFFGFVTPILQRKNAGSRFLCGFYCNYNVTECLLGILLYHINYNRENDEINKPQLVWSANRNHPVKFNATLQLGHDGNLVLTDSDGTLVWSTDTIGKSVSGLNLTGMGNLVLFDKRKRTIWQSFDHPTDSLLPGQNLVSGQKLIASVSATNRSQGLFSLTVLNGSWAAYTDTVPPQYYYNSYFEDSPYYSFDGQTFTALHNPTNSTAQFMKIGPDGHLKVYQWSVVDWHEVSDILSPYVDNCGYPMVCGSYSICTNNGQCTCPPQENFFRPFSERKPDLGCSQLTSVNCNFLRYHSFIELKNTTYFSFNIDQELNSSKLWLGQKKLEDCKRACLSNCSCKAAVFEYNWNGARRGNCLLLNEVFSLTDSEEGRGETVFLKVQNTPEAQTRSLIIPGGKKSRRFKVIIGSTLAAFFGIILSIATCFVIFRKRAHESRKAADILDLAPIFPGILTRFSYNELKITTDDFSRKLGEGGFGCVYEGTLRNGTKIAVKNLDGVGQVKESFLTEVKAIGGIHHINLVKLIGFCAEKSHRLLIYEYMVNGSLDRWITHENQENGLTWNTRQRIISDIAKGLAYLHEDCSHKIIHLDIKPQNILLDQYLNAKISDFGLSKLIEKDKSKVVTRMRGTRGYLAPEWLSSVITEKVDVYAFGIVLLEILCGRKNLDWSQPDEEDVHLLRVFRRKAEQEQLIDMVDKNEDMQLHREAVTEMMSLAAWCLQGDFSKRPSMSLVVKALEGLVTVETSLNYDFTHVPEVGAGNQEREVIISSKFPSILSGPR